The Gemmata palustris genome includes a region encoding these proteins:
- a CDS encoding RNA polymerase sigma factor, whose product MAEPPLTRVTLLTRLKDGRDADAWREFVQLYGPVVYRFARNRGLQDADAADLMQDVLRSVARNAHRMEYDPKRGTFRGWLYTVTRNKIYNFLSSQRNRPRGTGDADAQERLDATPAREEEGPDADWEKEYQRRLSARAMELVKGEFQPNTWSAFWQTAVEGKSAAEVGTELKMSPGAVYVAKSRVLARLRDEVQKIMVEEDAA is encoded by the coding sequence ATGGCCGAGCCACCGCTCACTCGCGTCACGCTGCTCACCCGTCTCAAGGACGGGCGCGACGCCGATGCGTGGCGGGAGTTCGTGCAGCTCTACGGCCCGGTCGTGTACCGGTTCGCACGCAACCGCGGCCTCCAGGACGCCGACGCCGCCGACCTCATGCAGGACGTGCTGCGGAGCGTCGCTCGCAACGCCCACCGCATGGAATACGACCCCAAGCGCGGCACCTTTCGCGGGTGGCTGTACACGGTCACGCGGAACAAGATTTACAACTTCCTCAGCAGCCAGCGGAACCGCCCCCGCGGGACCGGAGACGCGGACGCCCAGGAGCGCTTGGACGCGACCCCGGCCCGTGAGGAAGAGGGACCGGACGCGGACTGGGAAAAAGAGTACCAGCGCCGGCTCAGCGCCCGCGCGATGGAACTCGTTAAGGGCGAGTTCCAGCCCAACACGTGGTCCGCGTTCTGGCAGACGGCGGTGGAGGGCAAGTCCGCCGCCGAAGTGGGGACCGAATTGAAGATGAGCCCCGGCGCCGTGTACGTCGCCAAGAGCCGGGTGCTCGCCCGGCTCCGCGACGAGGTGCAGAAAATCATGGTCGAGGAAGACGCGGCCTGA
- a CDS encoding WD40 repeat domain-containing serine/threonine protein kinase, giving the protein MTTNTTTTTECPPLNELERLMRGRCTDARTSALCDHVGACPACQKRLDALTGSGSGSGLTDHLREADKETPPTDSSYWRALANAEEELRRTVAFPDNGLADTPVPQDELNLDFLQPPEKSGRLGKLAQFDVIRVVGRGGMGVVLHAYDPSLDRDVAIKVIDPQLANNEVARQRFCREARAAAAVTHDNLVAVHQVNEDEPSGLPYLVMQLVNGESLEQRIRRAGKLTAGEVARLGMQAAAGLAAAHAGGLIHRDIKPANMLLESPVDRVKLTDFGLARAAEDVKLTRTGFVAGSPLYMAPEQARGDEVDARADLFSLGTVLYEAATGTAPFDAKTPLAVLRRVSDETQMPLMRINRSIPKWLSDAVDKLLQKEPADRYQTASEVAEVFASGLAEMHLLSPLDVPAEVCAGSRTSSTRAPRQPICWKAVGYRAKPWVGGAILGGLTVGLLWGFTGSKSAPVVEPPPSVAPVASVMPVESGPEPRVVLNGNGGPVWGLTFLDNERLAMGLESGVVKIWDWQKSTVRNTLDHKESNGGNIWSTSLSPDGKYLMTASDDSAVTFWNLRTLSVELSFPESVSTKTAVFSPDGRHLATGNRNSKVRIWDWAGQVPLVELRHRGTVHSMSYNPDGSRLASAGSDGKVRVWDVKDVGVTRDAPVKLLMELSEHRGAVYSVAYNPDGSKLASSGWDGYVRIWDATTGTQLQSIKGHDGDAWSVAFSNCGKWVASAGSDGFVKVWEIETGKEAFAYRGSRPFHVVRFAPDGTTLAAGGRDGTVRVWDLKK; this is encoded by the coding sequence ATGACAACCAACACGACGACGACCACCGAGTGCCCGCCGCTGAATGAGCTGGAACGGCTCATGCGCGGGCGCTGCACCGACGCCCGCACGTCGGCGCTGTGCGACCACGTCGGTGCGTGCCCCGCGTGCCAGAAGCGGCTCGATGCGCTCACCGGGTCCGGGTCCGGCTCCGGCCTCACCGACCACCTGCGAGAAGCGGACAAGGAAACTCCGCCCACTGACTCGTCGTACTGGCGCGCCCTGGCCAATGCCGAAGAAGAGTTACGGCGCACGGTCGCGTTCCCGGACAACGGGCTGGCCGACACCCCGGTTCCGCAAGACGAACTGAACCTCGACTTCCTTCAGCCGCCCGAAAAATCGGGGCGCCTCGGCAAGTTGGCGCAGTTCGACGTGATCCGCGTGGTCGGGCGCGGGGGCATGGGCGTCGTACTGCACGCCTACGACCCGTCGCTCGATCGCGACGTCGCCATCAAGGTCATCGACCCGCAACTCGCGAACAACGAGGTCGCGCGCCAGCGGTTCTGCCGCGAAGCCCGCGCCGCCGCCGCCGTCACGCACGACAACCTCGTCGCGGTCCACCAGGTGAACGAGGACGAGCCCTCGGGGCTGCCGTACCTCGTGATGCAGCTCGTGAACGGCGAATCGCTGGAACAGCGCATCCGGCGCGCCGGAAAACTGACCGCGGGCGAAGTCGCGCGGCTCGGGATGCAGGCCGCCGCCGGGCTCGCCGCCGCGCACGCCGGCGGGCTGATTCACCGCGACATCAAGCCCGCGAACATGCTGTTGGAATCGCCCGTCGATCGCGTAAAGCTGACCGACTTCGGGCTCGCCCGCGCTGCAGAAGACGTGAAACTCACGCGCACGGGATTCGTGGCCGGGTCGCCGCTGTACATGGCCCCGGAACAGGCCCGCGGGGACGAAGTGGACGCCCGCGCCGACCTGTTCTCGCTCGGCACCGTGCTCTACGAGGCCGCGACCGGTACCGCGCCGTTCGACGCGAAGACGCCGCTCGCCGTGCTCCGGCGCGTGTCCGACGAAACGCAGATGCCGCTGATGCGGATCAACCGCTCGATCCCCAAGTGGCTCTCCGACGCGGTGGACAAACTGCTCCAGAAGGAACCGGCCGATCGGTACCAGACCGCGTCCGAAGTGGCCGAAGTGTTCGCGTCCGGGCTGGCCGAGATGCACCTGCTCTCGCCACTGGACGTGCCGGCAGAAGTGTGTGCCGGGTCGCGAACGTCGTCCACTCGTGCCCCGCGCCAACCGATCTGCTGGAAGGCGGTCGGCTACCGCGCCAAACCGTGGGTGGGAGGGGCGATCCTCGGGGGATTGACCGTTGGGTTACTTTGGGGCTTCACGGGTAGCAAGTCCGCCCCCGTCGTGGAGCCGCCCCCGTCGGTGGCGCCCGTGGCCTCCGTCATGCCGGTGGAATCCGGACCTGAACCGCGCGTCGTGCTTAACGGCAACGGCGGACCGGTGTGGGGGCTCACGTTCCTCGACAATGAACGACTCGCGATGGGCCTCGAGTCCGGTGTGGTCAAAATCTGGGACTGGCAGAAGTCCACGGTGCGGAACACACTCGATCACAAAGAGAGCAACGGCGGGAACATCTGGTCGACGTCTTTGTCTCCGGACGGGAAGTACCTGATGACCGCGTCCGACGACTCGGCCGTTACGTTCTGGAACCTCCGAACGCTGTCCGTTGAACTGTCGTTCCCGGAATCGGTTTCGACCAAGACGGCCGTGTTCAGCCCGGACGGTCGGCACCTCGCGACCGGGAACCGGAACTCGAAGGTTCGCATTTGGGACTGGGCGGGTCAGGTCCCGCTCGTCGAACTGCGCCACCGCGGAACGGTCCACTCGATGTCGTACAACCCGGACGGTTCGCGGCTCGCGAGTGCCGGGTCCGACGGTAAGGTGCGCGTGTGGGACGTGAAGGACGTCGGTGTGACGCGCGACGCGCCGGTCAAGCTGCTGATGGAACTGAGTGAGCACCGGGGGGCGGTCTATTCGGTCGCGTACAACCCGGACGGGTCGAAACTCGCCAGCTCGGGTTGGGACGGGTACGTCCGGATCTGGGACGCGACCACCGGAACGCAGCTCCAGTCCATCAAGGGGCACGACGGCGACGCCTGGTCGGTGGCCTTCAGCAACTGCGGGAAGTGGGTCGCGAGTGCCGGGTCCGACGGCTTCGTGAAGGTGTGGGAAATCGAAACAGGTAAGGAAGCGTTCGCGTACCGCGGGTCGCGGCCTTTTCATGTAGTTCGGTTCGCACCGGACGGCACCACGCTCGCGGCCGGCGGGCGCGACGGCACCGTTCGGGTATGGGATCTCAAGAAGTAA
- a CDS encoding SDR family NAD(P)-dependent oxidoreductase has translation MAGAFAGKVALVTGASSGIGRELAKQLAAEGAKVGVVARRAEPLNELVSQISTVNGRALAAPADVGHREQVESAFARVRAQLGPIDLVIANAGVGRPTLRDPVNMGDVEDTFRINLMGVIYTLSAALPEMLARKSGHLVAVSSLAAYRGLPAESAYCASKAAVNVYMDGLRMHLRGTGVRTTTICPGFIKTPMTETNKFHMPQLMEADYAARKMIRAIRAGKKVYNFPRALHLLIKLSRWMPDRVMNWAMGDYDSEAQQAVADRQK, from the coding sequence ATGGCAGGAGCATTCGCGGGGAAGGTGGCGCTCGTCACCGGGGCGTCGAGCGGTATCGGCCGGGAACTGGCGAAGCAACTCGCGGCGGAAGGGGCAAAAGTCGGCGTCGTCGCGCGCCGGGCAGAACCGCTGAACGAACTCGTCTCGCAAATCAGCACTGTGAACGGTCGGGCACTCGCCGCGCCCGCGGACGTCGGGCACCGCGAGCAAGTCGAATCGGCGTTCGCCCGCGTGCGCGCGCAACTCGGCCCCATCGATCTCGTCATCGCGAACGCGGGCGTCGGGCGCCCCACGCTCCGCGACCCGGTGAACATGGGCGACGTCGAGGACACGTTCCGCATCAACCTGATGGGCGTGATCTACACCCTCTCCGCCGCGCTCCCCGAGATGCTCGCGCGCAAGAGCGGGCACCTCGTGGCGGTGTCCAGCCTGGCCGCGTACCGCGGGTTGCCGGCCGAGTCCGCGTACTGCGCGAGCAAGGCCGCCGTCAACGTGTACATGGACGGGCTGCGAATGCACCTGCGCGGCACCGGCGTGCGGACGACCACCATCTGTCCCGGCTTCATCAAGACCCCGATGACCGAGACGAACAAGTTCCACATGCCGCAATTAATGGAAGCCGACTACGCGGCGCGAAAGATGATCCGCGCGATTCGGGCCGGTAAGAAGGTGTACAACTTCCCCCGGGCGCTGCACCTGCTCATCAAACTGAGCCGCTGGATGCCCGACCGCGTGATGAACTGGGCGATGGGCGACTACGACAGCGAAGCCCAACAAGCCGTCGCGGACCGGCAAAAGTAG